One genomic segment of Litorilinea aerophila includes these proteins:
- a CDS encoding carbohydrate ABC transporter permease has product MAHMQNASQISKQPGTGGGPLAWLTANTLTGMRRRKAAMGYLFLLPTVLGILIFTAGPVLVSFGLSFFQWNVFTAPQLVGAENYQRLITDKQVLTSFLNTFRFVAMAVTTQIVLALILALAVTQKMGRFFRYYFRSAFFLPLLMSSAAVSISLGYMFHREFGVVNYYLTLIGLPRVPWLNSSTWALITVMIAYVWHQLGFTFILFIGGLTNISPEILDAADVDGATGLRRIWHIILPMLSPTLLFAIVVSVIGALQVFEQPYIMTRGGPGDASRTAVMVMYEAAFKNLEFGYGSAITVILFIVIMLVTMAQFWLSRRWVFYQ; this is encoded by the coding sequence ATGGCCCATATGCAGAATGCTTCCCAGATATCAAAACAACCTGGCACGGGAGGCGGCCCCCTGGCCTGGCTGACTGCGAATACGCTGACAGGAATGCGAAGGCGAAAAGCCGCTATGGGGTACCTCTTTTTATTACCAACGGTGTTGGGGATCCTTATCTTTACAGCAGGCCCGGTGCTGGTGTCCTTTGGGCTTAGCTTCTTTCAGTGGAATGTCTTTACTGCGCCCCAGCTGGTTGGTGCCGAGAACTATCAGCGCCTGATCACAGACAAGCAAGTGCTCACGAGCTTCCTGAATACCTTTCGGTTCGTGGCCATGGCTGTGACGACCCAGATCGTTCTTGCCCTGATTTTAGCCCTTGCTGTCACTCAAAAGATGGGGCGTTTCTTTCGGTACTACTTTCGGTCCGCCTTCTTTCTCCCATTGCTGATGTCCAGCGCGGCCGTTTCCATTTCGCTGGGATACATGTTTCACAGGGAATTTGGCGTCGTCAACTATTACCTGACCCTTATCGGTCTTCCTCGCGTTCCGTGGCTCAACTCCAGCACATGGGCCTTGATCACCGTCATGATTGCCTATGTCTGGCATCAACTGGGCTTCACCTTCATCTTATTCATCGGAGGATTGACCAATATTTCTCCAGAAATTTTGGACGCAGCCGATGTGGACGGGGCCACAGGGCTCCGTCGCATCTGGCACATCATTCTGCCCATGTTGAGCCCGACCCTGCTCTTTGCCATTGTAGTCAGCGTGATCGGCGCGCTCCAGGTTTTTGAGCAGCCCTACATCATGACCAGAGGTGGCCCTGGAGATGCCAGCCGGACTGCCGTGATGGTGATGTATGAAGCGGCCTTCAAAAACCTGGAATTTGGTTACGGGTCCGCGATCACGGTCATCCTCTTTATCGTGATCATGCTGGTGACCATGGCTCAATTCTGGCTGAGCCGGCGCTGGGTCTTCTATCAA
- a CDS encoding ABC transporter substrate-binding protein: MAGLTSLGMTLVACSTPAAPQAPAAEQGSESAAPAAEKILLRVQGNATNEQPLADLFMERNGQVEIEYINVTGIDHEEVASKILSMVAAGQTLDIGFAATEATQLYAGQGLAEPLDEYVKRDEAELAEYFADVHPSLIEAMMWEGSLYELSRDFNAANMYYNTELFAEAGYDHPASDWTVEDFLEIARAITKKNASGETEVFGYAWTNRLWGSWMPWIFVNESNLLTEERAPGGEWLWQTFYKDDPAAEGRGGGFRWLAPKANDPANVEALELMQELTREGTAPAIELGGGQTLQGFFTSGKLGMTPAGGFWAGGLHNAGMPKGAFDVQLFPKWKSQRHQFGTGGKFMFTGSEHKDIAWEFQKLEVSKEGMAVNGIFNPVILTTPSRRSMVNAEAFAETGPEHWEVFYSTLDDHPDTAPIPAPPISNAMTNIFTKYTGLAMTFELTAQQALDQMQAELEELYARQGQNMYKLEG; encoded by the coding sequence ATGGCAGGTCTGACATCCCTCGGCATGACCCTGGTTGCCTGTAGCACGCCTGCCGCCCCACAGGCACCGGCAGCAGAGCAGGGAAGTGAATCCGCGGCGCCCGCGGCGGAAAAGATCTTACTGCGGGTACAGGGCAATGCCACCAACGAGCAGCCCCTGGCAGACCTCTTCATGGAACGGAATGGCCAGGTGGAGATCGAATATATCAACGTGACAGGCATCGACCATGAAGAGGTGGCCAGCAAGATCCTGTCCATGGTTGCTGCCGGACAAACCCTGGACATCGGATTTGCAGCCACCGAAGCCACCCAGCTTTATGCGGGGCAGGGTTTGGCTGAACCGCTGGATGAATATGTCAAGCGAGACGAGGCAGAACTGGCAGAGTATTTCGCCGATGTGCATCCATCGTTGATTGAAGCCATGATGTGGGAGGGCAGCCTGTACGAGCTTTCCCGTGACTTCAACGCGGCCAACATGTACTACAACACGGAACTCTTCGCCGAGGCGGGGTATGATCATCCGGCGTCGGACTGGACGGTGGAGGATTTCCTGGAAATTGCCAGGGCCATCACGAAAAAGAACGCCAGTGGAGAGACCGAGGTCTTCGGCTATGCCTGGACGAACCGCCTGTGGGGTAGCTGGATGCCCTGGATCTTTGTCAACGAGAGCAACCTGCTGACGGAAGAGCGGGCACCAGGGGGCGAATGGCTGTGGCAGACCTTTTACAAAGACGACCCTGCTGCCGAGGGCCGGGGTGGCGGTTTCCGGTGGCTGGCACCCAAGGCCAATGATCCGGCCAATGTGGAGGCCCTGGAACTCATGCAGGAATTAACCCGGGAAGGCACAGCTCCGGCCATCGAGCTGGGCGGTGGCCAGACCCTGCAGGGATTCTTTACTAGCGGCAAGTTGGGGATGACACCGGCAGGTGGCTTCTGGGCCGGTGGTCTCCATAACGCCGGCATGCCGAAGGGAGCCTTCGATGTCCAGTTGTTCCCAAAGTGGAAGTCCCAGCGACATCAGTTTGGCACGGGCGGCAAATTCATGTTCACGGGCTCGGAACACAAAGACATCGCCTGGGAATTTCAGAAGCTGGAGGTGAGCAAAGAGGGGATGGCAGTCAATGGCATCTTCAACCCGGTCATTCTAACCACCCCATCGCGGCGATCCATGGTGAACGCAGAGGCCTTTGCCGAAACCGGACCTGAGCACTGGGAAGTCTTCTACTCTACCCTGGATGATCACCCCGACACTGCTCCTATCCCGGCGCCGCCCATCTCCAACGCCATGACGAACATCTTCACCAAGTATACGGGCCTGGCAATGACCTTTGAGCTGACCGCGCAGCAGGCCCTGGATCAGATGCAGGCAGAGCTGGAAGAGCTCTATGCTCGGCAGGGTCAGAACATGTACAAACTGGAAGGCTGA
- a CDS encoding response regulator — translation MAMLAGMFDDFEQQLRETLTHLYDPTFQPPELVRKVLAATEAAPGTSLQDLVVRAIARLEPAPHVPATARLRRLHALLAYRYVQELTQEETAERLGITPRHLRREQQRAVHLLAQRLWEQYRRRSAPVTDEGMNAGMNEVTKELTEGPEALEPAPSDVPSDPAQAWRSQVHRELASLQQNAPGQVADVLAAIQDVVRIQQPVAARYQVQLTAESELPAGVTSVHPSILRQILIMAVQRLAQQMAGGRIRLAARPDGDAVALQVVSTPAAQSPPNSEFIRETVAAQGGTVQIRHDPEHSGFHIRLPRVREVKVLVVDDNRDLVHVYRRYTERTRYRISHVAEGQRAFEAIATLAPDLIVLDVMLPDMDGWEVLTRLHEDPQTRGTPVVVCSVVRGEELALALGATLYVAKPVGRETFIQALELALARAGRPPAPGSPP, via the coding sequence ATGGCCATGCTTGCCGGTATGTTTGATGATTTCGAACAACAACTGCGGGAAACCCTCACCCACCTCTACGACCCCACCTTCCAGCCGCCCGAGCTGGTGCGCAAGGTTCTGGCCGCCACCGAAGCCGCCCCCGGCACCTCCCTCCAGGACCTGGTGGTACGGGCCATCGCACGCCTGGAGCCCGCCCCCCACGTGCCCGCCACAGCCCGGCTCCGCCGCCTCCACGCCCTCCTGGCCTACCGCTACGTCCAGGAGCTGACCCAGGAGGAGACGGCCGAGCGGCTGGGCATCACCCCCCGCCACCTGCGCCGGGAACAGCAGCGGGCTGTGCACCTCCTGGCCCAGCGCCTCTGGGAGCAGTACCGTCGGCGCTCTGCCCCGGTGACGGATGAGGGGATGAATGCGGGGATGAACGAAGTGACGAAAGAACTGACGGAGGGTCCCGAAGCCCTGGAGCCAGCCCCGTCCGATGTCCCGTCTGACCCCGCCCAGGCCTGGCGCTCCCAGGTGCACCGGGAGCTGGCCTCCCTCCAGCAGAACGCCCCCGGCCAGGTGGCCGATGTGTTGGCCGCCATCCAGGATGTGGTCCGCATCCAGCAGCCCGTGGCCGCCCGCTACCAGGTGCAGCTGACGGCCGAATCGGAGCTGCCCGCCGGCGTGACCTCGGTGCACCCCTCCATCCTGCGCCAGATCCTGATCATGGCCGTGCAGCGCCTGGCCCAGCAGATGGCCGGGGGACGGATCCGGCTGGCCGCCCGGCCCGACGGGGACGCGGTGGCCCTGCAGGTCGTCAGCACACCTGCAGCCCAGTCGCCCCCCAACAGCGAGTTCATCCGAGAGACGGTGGCCGCCCAGGGGGGCACGGTTCAGATTCGCCACGATCCGGAGCACAGCGGCTTCCACATCCGGCTGCCCCGGGTTCGTGAAGTCAAGGTGCTGGTGGTGGACGACAACCGGGACCTGGTCCACGTCTATCGCCGCTACACGGAGCGCACCCGCTATCGCATCAGCCATGTGGCCGAGGGCCAGCGGGCCTTTGAGGCCATCGCCACCCTGGCCCCGGACCTGATCGTGCTGGACGTGATGCTGCCCGATATGGACGGTTGGGAAGTGCTGACCCGGCTCCACGAGGACCCCCAGACCCGGGGGACGCCGGTGGTGGTGTGCTCAGTGGTACGGGGGGAGGAGCTGGCCCTGGCCCTGGGCGCGACGCTCTACGTGGCCAAGCCGGTGGGGCGGGAAACCTTTATCCAGGCGCTGGAGCTGGCTCTGGCGCGAGCAGGGAGGCCGCCAGCTCCAGGGAGCCCTCCATGA
- a CDS encoding ATP-binding response regulator, which produces MTMTTPFVQPVRQPLPQPKAETASAELRISLHWAMALFVAMGLVTMWLSDFQQDLTLRFRGLLLGNSLCLLALLVYLLKQRWPLMARWTAPLGCALLIVAGYRWLAYPGLLTLAPTPLILALALVDLPFALATAGLSSLLWLSSLPGPVTPADRSLVLAGLWIAMGLLYARSRPVQQVVLWSWQHYQRAQQLLEEARQRKAELEQVLDELLHANRQLDLLNERLAMTRLMAEEAHKAKAAFVAKVSHEFRTPLNMIIGLVDLMVEKPDLYHHSLPATLLEDLRIVQRNCTHLASMVNDVLDLSQTEAGRLTLHREWVDLCQEIEAAVTTVRPLTEKKGLWLRFQADEPIPTVYCDRTRIRQVILNLVSNAARYTERGGVQVEIEEKAPYVVVRVIDTGPGIAPQDTERIFEPFYQGSNSVWRDRSGSGLGLSISKQFVELHEGRIWVESEPGQGSTFVFQLPIFPLAEAIAPPNRWISEEWQWLERSERPAIPRLPYSRRVIVCDQSGELYHMLAQHFDDLELVEALDEQEVLEELEECPAHALFVNAPEPAQLQGLLERLRPLAPDTPVIGTVLPSTMGQVWDAGAVRYLIKPVTRADLQASLDALGRPVAHILIVDDDPDFRKLLARMLKLLVPGLTVSGVGSAGEALSILRTRPPDAIFLDISLPDMDGWAFLAQKSQDPGLREIPVTIVSAQDLTVQPSTVPQWTITLGQGIPVHKFMEGSLELAASLLAPEPAPAPG; this is translated from the coding sequence ATGACCATGACGACACCTTTCGTCCAGCCAGTGCGCCAGCCTTTACCCCAGCCCAAGGCCGAGACGGCCAGTGCGGAACTTCGCATCTCCCTGCACTGGGCCATGGCCCTGTTCGTGGCCATGGGGCTAGTGACCATGTGGCTGAGCGACTTCCAACAAGATCTCACCCTGCGCTTCCGGGGCCTGCTGCTGGGAAACAGCCTCTGCCTCCTGGCCCTGCTGGTCTACCTCTTGAAGCAGCGCTGGCCCTTGATGGCCCGCTGGACGGCCCCGCTGGGCTGCGCACTGCTCATCGTGGCCGGCTACCGCTGGCTGGCCTACCCCGGCCTGCTGACCCTGGCCCCCACCCCCCTCATCCTGGCCCTCGCCCTGGTGGACCTGCCCTTCGCCCTGGCCACCGCCGGCCTCAGCTCCCTGCTCTGGCTCTCCTCCCTGCCAGGACCGGTCACACCTGCCGACCGTTCCCTGGTGCTGGCCGGCCTCTGGATCGCCATGGGCCTGCTATACGCCCGCTCCCGGCCGGTGCAGCAGGTGGTCCTCTGGTCCTGGCAACACTACCAGCGGGCCCAGCAACTGCTGGAAGAGGCACGCCAGCGCAAGGCCGAGCTGGAGCAGGTGCTGGATGAGCTCCTCCACGCCAACCGGCAACTGGACCTGCTCAACGAGCGGCTGGCCATGACCCGCCTGATGGCCGAGGAGGCCCACAAGGCCAAGGCCGCCTTCGTGGCCAAGGTGAGCCACGAATTCCGCACACCCCTCAACATGATCATCGGCCTGGTGGACCTCATGGTGGAAAAGCCCGACCTCTACCACCACAGCCTGCCCGCCACCCTGCTGGAGGATCTGCGCATCGTCCAGCGCAACTGCACCCACCTGGCCAGCATGGTCAACGACGTCCTGGACCTGAGCCAGACTGAGGCCGGCCGCCTCACCCTACACCGGGAGTGGGTGGACCTGTGCCAGGAGATCGAGGCGGCGGTGACCACGGTCCGCCCCCTGACGGAGAAGAAGGGCCTCTGGCTGCGCTTCCAGGCAGACGAGCCCATCCCCACGGTCTACTGCGACCGCACCCGCATCCGCCAGGTAATCCTCAACCTGGTCAGCAATGCGGCCCGCTACACGGAAAGGGGTGGCGTTCAGGTGGAAATCGAGGAAAAGGCGCCCTACGTGGTGGTGCGGGTCATCGATACCGGGCCGGGCATCGCGCCCCAGGACACGGAGCGGATCTTCGAGCCCTTCTACCAGGGGTCCAACAGCGTCTGGCGGGATCGCAGCGGCAGCGGCCTGGGGCTGAGCATTAGCAAGCAGTTTGTGGAACTCCACGAGGGGCGCATCTGGGTGGAGAGCGAGCCCGGCCAGGGCAGCACCTTTGTCTTCCAGCTACCCATCTTTCCCCTGGCCGAGGCCATCGCGCCGCCCAATCGGTGGATCAGTGAGGAGTGGCAGTGGCTGGAGCGCAGCGAACGCCCGGCCATCCCCCGGCTTCCCTACAGCCGGCGCGTCATCGTCTGCGACCAGAGTGGCGAGCTCTACCACATGCTGGCCCAACACTTCGACGACCTGGAGCTGGTGGAAGCCCTGGATGAGCAGGAGGTGCTGGAGGAACTGGAGGAGTGCCCGGCCCACGCCCTCTTCGTCAACGCCCCAGAGCCGGCCCAGCTGCAGGGCCTGCTGGAGCGGCTGCGCCCCCTGGCGCCGGATACGCCGGTCATCGGCACGGTGCTCCCCTCCACCATGGGCCAGGTATGGGATGCCGGCGCGGTCCGCTACCTGATCAAGCCCGTGACCCGGGCCGATCTGCAGGCCAGCCTGGATGCTTTGGGCCGTCCCGTGGCCCACATCCTCATCGTGGACGACGATCCGGACTTCCGCAAGTTGCTGGCCCGCATGTTGAAGCTCCTGGTGCCCGGGCTGACGGTGAGCGGCGTGGGGAGCGCTGGCGAGGCCCTCTCCATCCTCCGTACCCGGCCCCCCGATGCCATTTTCCTGGACATCAGCCTGCCAGACATGGACGGCTGGGCCTTCCTGGCGCAAAAGAGCCAGGACCCCGGGCTACGGGAGATCCCCGTCACTATCGTCTCGGCCCAGGATCTGACCGTCCAGCCGTCCACTGTCCCCCAGTGGACCATCACCCTGGGCCAGGGAATCCCGGTGCACAAATTCATGGAGGGCTCCCTGGAGCTGGCGGCCTCCCTGCTCGCGCCAGAGCCAGCTCCAGCGCCTGGATAA
- a CDS encoding ABC transporter permease, whose translation MSQTTYLGSGAVAKPQRRTLRVTLQRILGRDWATAYVFVLPTLVLMGGLIAYPFMNAVYLSFTNTVSLQTGPFVGLRNYQILWESDAFRQSVKNTIVYTVSSVFFKFWLGLLAALLIHRITRYRNVLTGLVLLPWIVPSVVIALTWRNLLDPVYGGVNQFLLQMNLVERGFPWLGSYSTAMPSVILVNIWQGIPFFTVMMLAGLSAIDQELYEAARIDGANAWRLFLHVTLPGLRYVIIVAVLLSTIWTFNNFTEVFLLTNGGPAGATRLYSILSWEYAIGSLRMGVGVAVAMTMAPILAIFIFFLGRYMSAGGRVEEGRVEEVEGLGSQLASAFFWPFTTVLRVLLWAFEIVNDAVESLLARVGQSLGRLFLGDSPAGRVRARRLSRRLGGVVAGILLLLLLSFELIPFYWVVITAFKTTRQWTSFESVFWPSPWTLEQFRTLFGPTRAFALWYQNTVIVAVVSTAVSVVVASMGAYGLTRLRWRGSNVFSSLVLVAYLMPAVLMFIPIYQIFSVLRLTNSLTGLMIAYPTFTLPFATWLMMGYYASIPHELEEAALIDGCNHFQAWWRIVLPLAAPALLAAALFAITQAWKEFLFAYVFLSKERLFTLSVGLAQMIIGDVLPWGELMAAALLMAVPVVIIYMLGQRFMVAGLTAGAVKG comes from the coding sequence ATGAGCCAGACAACCTATCTCGGATCTGGTGCTGTCGCCAAACCGCAACGTCGGACCTTGCGGGTAACCCTGCAACGGATCCTGGGCCGGGACTGGGCCACCGCCTATGTCTTTGTCCTGCCCACCCTCGTCTTGATGGGTGGCCTGATCGCGTATCCCTTCATGAACGCGGTCTACCTGAGCTTCACCAACACGGTGAGCCTCCAGACCGGGCCTTTCGTCGGTTTGCGCAACTACCAGATCCTGTGGGAAAGTGATGCATTCCGCCAATCGGTGAAGAACACCATTGTCTACACCGTCAGCTCGGTGTTCTTCAAGTTCTGGCTGGGTCTGCTGGCCGCGCTGCTCATCCATCGCATCACTCGCTATCGCAATGTGCTGACAGGCCTGGTGCTCTTGCCCTGGATTGTGCCTTCGGTGGTGATCGCCCTGACCTGGCGCAACCTGCTGGACCCGGTCTACGGCGGCGTCAACCAGTTCCTGCTACAGATGAACCTGGTGGAACGGGGTTTTCCCTGGCTGGGTTCCTACAGCACAGCCATGCCCTCGGTGATCCTGGTCAACATCTGGCAGGGCATCCCCTTCTTCACGGTCATGATGCTGGCGGGTCTGAGCGCCATCGACCAGGAGCTCTATGAAGCGGCCCGCATCGACGGCGCCAACGCCTGGCGGCTCTTCCTGCACGTGACCCTGCCAGGCCTGCGCTACGTGATCATCGTGGCGGTGTTGCTCTCCACCATCTGGACCTTCAACAACTTCACCGAGGTCTTCCTGCTGACCAACGGTGGGCCGGCCGGCGCCACCCGCCTCTACTCCATCCTGTCGTGGGAATATGCCATCGGCAGTCTGCGCATGGGCGTGGGCGTGGCGGTGGCCATGACCATGGCGCCCATCCTGGCCATCTTCATCTTCTTCCTGGGCCGTTACATGTCGGCCGGAGGCCGGGTGGAAGAGGGCCGGGTGGAGGAAGTAGAAGGTCTCGGCAGCCAGCTGGCGTCGGCCTTCTTCTGGCCCTTCACCACCGTGCTGCGGGTGCTCCTCTGGGCGTTTGAGATCGTCAACGACGCCGTGGAAAGCCTGTTGGCCCGGGTGGGCCAGAGCCTGGGCCGCCTATTCCTGGGCGACAGTCCGGCCGGTCGGGTGCGGGCCCGTCGACTCTCCCGCCGCCTGGGGGGTGTGGTGGCGGGCATTCTCCTGCTGCTCCTGCTCAGCTTCGAACTGATTCCCTTCTACTGGGTGGTGATCACGGCCTTCAAGACCACCCGCCAGTGGACCAGTTTCGAGTCGGTCTTCTGGCCGTCGCCGTGGACGTTGGAGCAGTTCCGGACCCTCTTCGGGCCGACCCGGGCCTTTGCCCTCTGGTATCAGAATACGGTCATCGTGGCGGTGGTCAGCACGGCCGTCTCGGTGGTGGTGGCCTCCATGGGGGCCTACGGGCTGACCCGGCTACGCTGGCGGGGTTCCAACGTCTTCAGCAGCCTGGTGCTGGTGGCCTACCTCATGCCGGCCGTGCTGATGTTCATCCCCATCTACCAGATCTTCAGCGTCCTGCGGCTCACCAACAGCCTGACGGGGCTGATGATTGCGTACCCGACCTTCACCCTGCCCTTCGCCACCTGGCTGATGATGGGGTACTACGCCTCCATCCCCCACGAGCTGGAAGAGGCGGCACTCATCGATGGCTGCAACCACTTCCAGGCCTGGTGGCGGATTGTGCTGCCCCTGGCGGCGCCGGCCCTGCTGGCTGCAGCCCTCTTCGCCATCACCCAGGCGTGGAAAGAGTTCCTCTTCGCCTACGTCTTCCTCTCCAAGGAGCGGCTCTTCACCCTCTCGGTGGGGCTGGCCCAGATGATCATCGGCGACGTGTTGCCCTGGGGCGAGCTGATGGCCGCCGCGCTGCTCATGGCCGTCCCGGTGGTGATCATCTACATGCTGGGGCAGCGCTTCATGGTGGCCGGCCTGACCGCCGGGGCGGTGAAGGGGTAG
- a CDS encoding extracellular solute-binding protein, with protein MAKTNLTRRRFLQLTGSAVGLSALAACVPAAPAPATDTGSAGGAAPAAEPGSLWVLHKQDFHPEYNEFIRQHIVSFAEEKGLQLDVAYTAGFAGTGADIQKVAAAVQAGEPPDVWIDNINPFQLHQLGTLQPVTDLQQEVSAKYGEPNPRPKAETFLDGEYVGVTLHCRSDGGWARRDLFEAANIDLASMRTYEELRDAALAVSDPANEMWGWGMTVNRSGDGGYLITRVLHGWGATWVDETGQKVTIDSPEAVAAVEWLVDLYTNPQWEPMLPPGVLSWTDTSNNEAYLGGKIAYTQNAGTVYAKAVADGLEIADLTMYDVPKGGPVLQDFNGLGGMYLHLIKGAKNPQAAQELILSFFEEDVMKGIYSNAVAYAVPGYSTMWDWEEIAGNPISTALKDTALDPSGWTGLAWPGPSTAQIGAVANSNIHTDMVANVINGQMTAAEAVKDAAERSIQIFKEFGAAGE; from the coding sequence ACGGGAAGTGCCGTTGGCCTCTCCGCGCTGGCCGCCTGCGTGCCGGCCGCCCCGGCCCCGGCCACGGATACCGGCAGCGCCGGGGGCGCCGCACCAGCCGCGGAGCCCGGCTCCCTCTGGGTCCTCCACAAGCAGGACTTCCACCCCGAATACAATGAGTTTATCCGCCAGCACATCGTCTCCTTTGCGGAGGAAAAGGGGCTGCAGCTGGATGTGGCCTACACCGCCGGTTTCGCCGGCACCGGCGCGGACATCCAGAAAGTGGCGGCGGCCGTCCAGGCCGGGGAACCACCCGACGTGTGGATCGACAACATCAACCCCTTCCAGTTGCACCAGCTGGGCACCCTGCAGCCGGTCACCGATCTCCAGCAGGAGGTGAGCGCCAAATACGGCGAGCCGAACCCCCGTCCCAAGGCTGAAACCTTCCTGGACGGCGAGTATGTGGGTGTCACCCTCCACTGCCGCAGCGACGGCGGCTGGGCTCGACGGGATCTTTTCGAAGCGGCCAACATCGACCTGGCCAGCATGCGCACCTACGAAGAGCTGCGGGACGCGGCCCTGGCCGTTTCGGACCCGGCCAACGAGATGTGGGGCTGGGGCATGACGGTCAACCGCAGCGGCGACGGCGGCTACCTGATCACCCGGGTCCTCCACGGCTGGGGCGCCACCTGGGTGGACGAGACCGGCCAGAAGGTGACCATCGATTCGCCGGAAGCGGTGGCCGCGGTGGAGTGGCTGGTGGATCTCTACACCAATCCCCAGTGGGAGCCCATGCTCCCGCCCGGCGTCCTCAGCTGGACCGACACCTCCAACAACGAGGCGTACCTGGGCGGCAAGATTGCCTACACCCAGAACGCGGGCACCGTCTACGCCAAGGCCGTGGCCGACGGGCTGGAGATTGCCGACCTGACCATGTACGACGTCCCCAAGGGTGGGCCTGTCCTGCAGGATTTCAACGGCCTGGGCGGCATGTACCTCCACCTGATCAAGGGCGCCAAGAATCCTCAGGCAGCCCAGGAGCTGATCCTCAGCTTCTTCGAGGAAGATGTCATGAAGGGCATCTACAGCAACGCGGTGGCCTATGCCGTACCCGGCTACAGCACCATGTGGGACTGGGAAGAGATTGCCGGCAACCCCATCTCTACGGCCCTGAAGGACACCGCCCTGGATCCCAGCGGCTGGACCGGCCTGGCCTGGCCGGGGCCGTCCACGGCCCAGATCGGTGCGGTGGCCAACTCTAACATCCACACCGACATGGTGGCCAACGTCATCAACGGCCAGATGACCGCCGCCGAAGCGGTCAAAGACGCGGCAGAGCGCTCCATCCAGATCTTCAAGGAATTCGGCGCCGCCGGTGAGTAA